In Sulfitobacter sp. OXR-159, one DNA window encodes the following:
- a CDS encoding Fur family transcriptional regulator yields the protein MRNPIIKRCEAMGLRMTGQRRVIAQVIHDSDDHPDAEELLARATEIDSGISIATVYRTVKLFEEAGILEKLEFGDGRARYEDAQREHHDHLIDVNSGEVIEFVDAEIEELQERIARKLGYKLQGHRMELYGVPIKKDDP from the coding sequence ATGCGCAACCCGATCATCAAACGGTGCGAGGCCATGGGCCTGCGCATGACAGGTCAACGCCGGGTCATCGCGCAGGTGATTCACGACAGCGACGACCACCCCGATGCCGAGGAATTGCTGGCCCGCGCCACTGAGATCGACAGCGGCATCTCTATCGCCACGGTTTACCGCACGGTGAAACTGTTCGAAGAGGCAGGCATCCTCGAAAAGTTAGAATTCGGCGATGGCCGGGCGCGCTATGAAGATGCGCAGCGCGAACATCACGACCACCTGATCGACGTGAATTCCGGCGAGGTGATTGAGTTCGTCGACGCAGAAATCGAAGAGCTTCAGGAACGTATCGCGCGTAAATTGGGTTACAAACTGCAGGGGCACCGGATGGAACTTTACGGTGTGCCAATCAAGAAGGATGACCCATGA